The proteins below come from a single Asanoa ferruginea genomic window:
- a CDS encoding alcohol dehydrogenase catalytic domain-containing protein produces MSQPMRALVFTGPGTMELQDVARPEAGADGVLLEVRAAGICGSELHGFRHVGFRKPPLIMGHEFAGVTPDGRRVVVNPLASCAACDMCRQGLPQICRYRELIGAQRPGGFAENVVVPADSIHDLPAEMTWETAAMVEPLANAVHAWHRVDLAGTERVAIIGAGTIGLVCLLAGLSRGLTDFTVVDRSPTRLALAERLGATSCATELAGEYDVVLDAVGSQITRGAAVDRLRPGGTCVWIGLVDSHPGFDGNQLVRFEKRVVGSFAYTPQEFAAALALASQVDLGWTTPIALEESQRVFMALAQGATQPVKAVIRL; encoded by the coding sequence ATGAGTCAACCGATGCGGGCCCTGGTCTTCACCGGTCCCGGAACGATGGAGCTACAGGATGTCGCGAGGCCGGAGGCGGGCGCCGACGGCGTCCTGCTCGAGGTCCGGGCGGCCGGCATCTGCGGCAGCGAGCTGCACGGGTTCCGGCACGTGGGTTTTCGCAAACCACCGCTGATCATGGGGCACGAGTTCGCCGGCGTCACCCCGGACGGTCGGCGCGTTGTGGTCAATCCGTTGGCGAGCTGCGCGGCGTGCGACATGTGCCGCCAAGGGCTACCGCAGATCTGCCGGTATCGAGAGCTCATCGGGGCTCAACGGCCCGGCGGGTTCGCCGAGAACGTCGTTGTCCCGGCGGACTCGATCCATGACCTGCCCGCCGAGATGACGTGGGAGACCGCCGCGATGGTGGAACCGCTTGCCAACGCCGTCCACGCCTGGCACCGGGTCGACCTGGCTGGCACGGAACGGGTCGCGATCATCGGCGCCGGCACGATCGGCTTGGTCTGCCTGCTCGCGGGGTTGTCTCGCGGCCTGACGGATTTCACTGTCGTGGACCGCTCGCCGACCCGGCTGGCGCTCGCCGAGCGTCTGGGAGCGACGTCGTGCGCGACCGAGCTCGCCGGCGAGTATGACGTCGTGCTGGACGCGGTGGGATCGCAGATCACCCGCGGCGCCGCGGTCGATCGACTCAGGCCCGGCGGAACCTGCGTCTGGATCGGGCTGGTCGATAGCCATCCCGGCTTCGACGGCAACCAGCTCGTCCGGTTCGAGAAGCGGGTGGTGGGCTCCTTTGCCTACACGCCGCAGGAGTTCGCCGCCGCCCTCGCGCTCGCCTCGCAGGTGGACCTCGGCTGGACGACCCCGATCGCCCTCGAGGAGTCGCAACGGGTCTTCATGGCCCTGGCGCAGGGAGCCACCCAACCGGTCAAGGCGGTGATCCGGCTGTGA
- a CDS encoding SDR family NAD(P)-dependent oxidoreductase yields the protein MSKARFAAGTVLPIQLPPSLHGSTSAIKVLSKSRSVFSIPNRRQAAGGAMRGLRGKRVLVSGGSRGIGEATARRFLEEGARVHIGGLDPVDVSAAVTRLRPLGEVSGTPVDVSSEPDVRRLVQDAREALGGIDTLINNAGTAWREPFLEITPDHWDRMLAVNLRGMFLVAQAVSRILVQQRTGGAIVNMSSTNGVGGEADYAHYNASKAGVLLLTKTMAVELGPHGIRVNALCPGYIETPLNAQIAGNLGNSDFAADYARLKVPLNRTGQPDEVAAAYAFLASDDASFITGSEIVVDGGQLASM from the coding sequence ATGTCGAAGGCCCGATTCGCGGCCGGGACGGTCCTGCCCATTCAACTCCCGCCTTCTTTACACGGCTCGACTTCCGCCATTAAAGTTCTGTCGAAATCACGAAGCGTGTTCAGCATACCGAACAGACGTCAGGCCGCGGGAGGTGCCATGCGTGGGCTTCGCGGAAAGCGGGTGCTCGTCAGTGGCGGCAGCCGCGGCATCGGCGAGGCGACCGCTCGACGTTTTCTGGAGGAGGGAGCCCGCGTCCACATCGGCGGCCTCGACCCAGTCGACGTGTCGGCCGCGGTGACCCGGCTGCGACCTCTCGGCGAGGTGTCGGGAACGCCGGTGGACGTCAGCAGCGAGCCGGACGTCCGGCGACTGGTCCAGGACGCGCGGGAGGCGCTCGGCGGCATCGACACGCTGATCAACAACGCTGGCACGGCCTGGCGTGAGCCGTTCCTGGAGATCACACCGGATCATTGGGATCGGATGCTCGCCGTCAATCTGCGCGGCATGTTCCTCGTCGCGCAGGCCGTGAGTCGGATCCTGGTGCAGCAGCGCACCGGCGGAGCGATCGTCAACATGTCGTCCACCAACGGTGTCGGCGGCGAGGCCGACTACGCGCATTACAACGCCTCGAAGGCCGGCGTGCTGCTGCTGACGAAGACCATGGCCGTGGAACTGGGCCCGCACGGAATCCGGGTCAACGCGCTCTGTCCCGGCTACATAGAGACGCCGCTGAACGCACAGATCGCCGGGAACCTGGGTAACAGCGACTTCGCAGCCGACTACGCCCGGCTCAAGGTTCCCCTGAACCGAACCGGCCAACCGGACGAGGTCGCCGCGGCGTATGCGTTTCTCGCCTCCGACGACGCGTCCTTCATCACGGGCAGCGAGATCGTCGTGGACGGCGGGCAACTCGCGTCGATGTAG